The window CAGCTTACCGGTACTAATAGATCGTGAGGCTTACCCAAATCCTCTCTCCCCTATGAAACTAATATAGTTTCGGGCTTTGATGAACCGGATCGGCGCGCTGAACCGCACCACCCCGGGAGAAGCCCAACCATATTTGTCTTGGTGGCCTTGGAGGAGGGGACACACCCGATCCCTTTCCGAACTCGGCAGTTAAGCCCTCCATCGCCAATGATACTGCGATTTTAATCGTGGGAAAGTAGGTCGCCGCCAGGACAATTTCTTCAAAAAAGGCCCCTCAAAATGAGGGGCCTTTTCACGTTTGCAGCGAACGCGTCCGATCCACCGTCTGCCGGATCAAAGTCTGCGTCGAGCCTTCCCGGTTTGCATCCTTGCGGTGTTGTCCTATAACCGAGTCATGACACGGTTCCGTCTTCCGCTCTCGGCTCTGCTGCTCTGGGTGCTTCTGCTGCGCCCGGGCATTCTCTTCGCCTTTCATTTCGACTCCCTGCCCATCGATTGCACGGGCAACGAGCTCTGCATCATTCAGAACTATTTCGACCGCGACCCCGGTTCCTTCGCCCGTGACCATGCGTGCGGCTTTCTCACCTATGACGGCCACGAGGGCACGGACTTCCGGGTCTCGCGGGCGGACATGGAACGGGGCGTACCGGTGCTCGCTGTGGCAGACGGCATGGTGCGCGCCGTGCGCGGCGGCCAGTCGGACGGTGAGATGTCGCGGCGCGGCAAGGGAGCCCTGCGCGGCCGCGAGGCGGGCAACGCCGTGGCCGTGACCCACGGCGACGGCTTCGAGACTCAATACAGCCATTTGCGGCAGGGCAGTGTCCGGGTGAAGACCGGCGAACGCGTGCGCGCGGGGCAAGTTCTCGGGTTGGTGGGGCAGTCGGGCATGGCCGACTTTCCGCATGTCGAGTTGCTGGTTCGTCGCGGCCGGACGGCGTTTTGTCCCTTCGTGGGCCCCGAGGTCGGACCGGGGTGCGCGGTCAAGGGAACTCCGCTCTGGAGCGAGGAGCGGCTGGCTGTCGCTCCGCTGGCTTACCGTCCCACGGGATTGCTGCGCGCGGGCTTTGTGGTCAAGCCCCCCGGTTCTGTCAACCATTTTCTGGACAACTCGCTGCTCCCGGCGCGAGGGGGCGATCCGGACGCCCTGCTCTTCTGCGTGGCCGTGTTCGGCACCCGCACGGGCGACAAGATATCGCTCCGGCTGCTGGGCCCGGACGGCGTGGTCTTGGCGCGCGACGCCCTGGATTTCGAACGCACCCAGGCCCAGAGCATGTTCTATGTGGGCCGCAAACGAAACAACCGCTGGCCCGCAGGAACCTATCGTGGAGAATTCCTGCTCCAGCGTCCCGGCGATCTCGGCGAGGGCGGCACTCTGCGTTTGTCCCGCGACATCGTCCTGCCGTGAAGCGGCGATGATCCTCTGGTCGACTTTCTTTCCCCCGAGCTGACCCCGGCCGCGCGCCTGGACATGCCGACGACTTTCTGGCTGTAAACGGGATCAGGCCGGTGGCGGCGCCATCTTCCTGCGGATGAATACCTTGATGCCCTCCATGGAGAGGAAGACCACGGCGCTGAAGACCAGGATCATATCCAGGTCCGCCAGGGTCGGCAGCGTAATGCCGAAGGCCTCGCGCACTGCTGGAATTTGGATGAGCGCCACGACAATGGCGATCTCCCAGCCGATGGCCAGGAACAGCCACTTGTGCGGCGGGGCCGCGAAGAAGCTGTGGCGCATGGAGCGGAAATTCAGGGCGATGACCAGTTCCACGATGGCGAAGAGGAAGAACATCTCCGTGCGGGCGTGGGTGATGTCCCGCAGGTCATGGAAGAAGAGGAAGAGGAAGAAGGGGATTTCGATGCACAGGGCCAGGACCACGAAGGCCTTCACGTCCCAGGAGAAGACGCTTTCCTGGGGATCGCGCGGCGGCCGCGACATGAGGTCCGGGTCCGGCGGAGCCACACCCAGGGCCAGGGCGGGCAGCCCATCCGTTGCCAGGTTGATGTAGAGGATGGCCGCCGGGAGCAGCGGCAGATGGTCCGGCCCCAGAACCAGGACCGCGCCGCCGATGACCGCCACTTCGGTGATGTTGCAGCGCAGAAGGTAGGTCAGGTATTTTTTGATGTTGTCGTAGATCCAGCGGCCCAGTTCGATGGCCGTGACGATGGAGGCGAAATTGTCGTCGACGAGCACCATGTCGGCGGCCTCCTTGGCCACTTCGGTGCCAGAGACGCCCATGGCCACGCCGATGTCCGCGTGCTTCAGGGCCGGGGCGTCGTTGACCCCGTCGCCGGTCATGGCCACCACTTGGCCCTTGGCCTTCCAAGCCTTGACGATCTTGAGCTTGTCCAAGGGCGCGACGCGGGCGTAGACCGAAATGTCTTCGACCACGGCGGCCAGCTCCTCAGCGTTCATGCGCTCCAGCTCGTCGCCGTCCAGGACGCGGTCGCCCTCGTTGAAGATGCCCACCTCGCGGGCCACGGCCACGGCGGTGAGCCTGTGGTCGCCGGTGATCATCACCGGCCGTATCCCGACCCGGCGGCAGACGGCCACGGCATCAATCGCTTCGGGGCGCGGCGGGTCCATCATGCCCGCCAGTCCCAGAAACACCATGTCTTGCTCGATGTCGTCCACGGAGCAGGCTTTATTGTCCGAGGTTTCCCGATAGGCCAGGCCCAGCACACGCAGGGCCGAGAGGGCCATGTCTTCTCCGGCCTTGATGTACGAGGCCCGCAACTCCTCGGTCAGGAGTTCGTTCCGGCCGCCGCGCAGCACGTGGGTGCAGCGCGCGAGCACCACCTCGGGAGCGCCCTTCATGAAGGCCGCGCGGCCGCCGTCGGGCAGGTCGTGCAGCGTGGTCATGCGCTTGCGTTCGGAACTGAACGGGAGTTCCTCCACGCGGGGATGGTCCATGCGGGTCCGGGCCTTGGGCAGACCGGCCTTGACCGCCGCCACCACCAGGGCGGCCTCGGTGGGGTCGCCCGTGATGCCCCATTGACCTTCGCACTCCTCCAGGTCCGCGTCGTTGCAGAGCAGGCCGCCGAGCAGAAGCAGGCGCAGCGCCTCGGAGCCCTCGGCTCC is drawn from Desulfovibrio aminophilus DSM 12254 and contains these coding sequences:
- a CDS encoding M23 family metallopeptidase, giving the protein MTRFRLPLSALLLWVLLLRPGILFAFHFDSLPIDCTGNELCIIQNYFDRDPGSFARDHACGFLTYDGHEGTDFRVSRADMERGVPVLAVADGMVRAVRGGQSDGEMSRRGKGALRGREAGNAVAVTHGDGFETQYSHLRQGSVRVKTGERVRAGQVLGLVGQSGMADFPHVELLVRRGRTAFCPFVGPEVGPGCAVKGTPLWSEERLAVAPLAYRPTGLLRAGFVVKPPGSVNHFLDNSLLPARGGDPDALLFCVAVFGTRTGDKISLRLLGPDGVVLARDALDFERTQAQSMFYVGRKRNNRWPAGTYRGEFLLQRPGDLGEGGTLRLSRDIVLP
- a CDS encoding cation-translocating P-type ATPase, whose translation is MSRPPWHSLDAEAALGMLSVDATRGLSAREAAERLAASGPNELTRAKRASPLALFLGQFTNTLSIILIVAIILSALVGEVADSAVIGIIVVFCALLGFIQEYRAEKALETLGEMLSPSVTVLRDDREQEVATRDLVPGDILLLEAGDRVPADSRVLEAHALRCDEAALTGESAPVGKNPAPLPEATRTADRRNMVLAGTSVTYGRARALVVETGMGTAFGAIAREVSAAPTEKTPLEKRTQEIGTWLGVIALTICALVAGVSIVREALHGSLDLKFIITVAMFAISLAVAAVPEALPAIVTGALAIGMRQMARRNALVRRMPAVETLGCTTVICSDKTGTLTRGEMTVRRLHTPDGPVELTGAGYAPEGEIRGAEGSEALRLLLLGGLLCNDADLEECEGQWGITGDPTEAALVVAAVKAGLPKARTRMDHPRVEELPFSSERKRMTTLHDLPDGGRAAFMKGAPEVVLARCTHVLRGGRNELLTEELRASYIKAGEDMALSALRVLGLAYRETSDNKACSVDDIEQDMVFLGLAGMMDPPRPEAIDAVAVCRRVGIRPVMITGDHRLTAVAVAREVGIFNEGDRVLDGDELERMNAEELAAVVEDISVYARVAPLDKLKIVKAWKAKGQVVAMTGDGVNDAPALKHADIGVAMGVSGTEVAKEAADMVLVDDNFASIVTAIELGRWIYDNIKKYLTYLLRCNITEVAVIGGAVLVLGPDHLPLLPAAILYINLATDGLPALALGVAPPDPDLMSRPPRDPQESVFSWDVKAFVVLALCIEIPFFLFLFFHDLRDITHARTEMFFLFAIVELVIALNFRSMRHSFFAAPPHKWLFLAIGWEIAIVVALIQIPAVREAFGITLPTLADLDMILVFSAVVFLSMEGIKVFIRRKMAPPPA